The DNA region TTTGTAGTGAAATTGGTCATTTGGACATTGCTCCAATTTTCAAACAGCTTTTCTTCAACATTTtgttaatacagtactactatgaTAATATTAGTTTTAATTATCTTGTCTCTTTATATTACTAGTGGTAAATCATCGTATTACTCATTGTGTGTGTAGAGGCCTATGTTCTGTCACCCCTCCTCTGTTGGTTTTCATCCGCCGAACTAGGTTATAATTTGTCGCTTTGCATCCAAAGAAGTTGAACTCATCGAGTGCCTAATTCTACTGCCGGAAATCAGCCAATGCGATAAAGCTAATTTCACGATCTTATCTATCCTACCTGGCCTAAAATGATCCAAAAAGTGCTCTTTTCAGCGTCTAGTTCACTGAATCTATCGGTCAGAAGCTAGAATGAAGTTCACTGACCTTAAAAATGTTTTGTGATTTGACGCACACTCGTTTGGGTTTGAATCGAACCAATAATGTTATTACGACACATGAATCATGTTTGCATTGAAGCATCATGATGAAACAAAAGACATTAATTCAATAGAACATTTTGTTGTTGTGttcttaaattataattattcagTCTGTTCTGTAGTATTCTTTGATAAGTCATAATcatttaattaacaattaaacattgttatcattttttacGCTCAACGTCTTTCGACATCGAGATCCCTATTTCTTACCTTTCACAACAATGTATTAACAATTTGAATATACTTAACAGTTTAATATCTGATTCATCGTTTTTTATGTTGCTCTTCTTAATAAAAAATTACTTAATTTAAATTGACTCgagcataaattaaaaattgattttcatTTGGATATGGGCAGTAAACGTCTTGcaattaaaaactttaaaaaagctTTAATATGTCTAAAGTTGTACAAGTACAACAGCAGTAGTTGTAGGTTTGCGTAACAGTTTGCGTTTGTAATTAACGCAAAAACAGAGCGTATAACGCGTTGTCACGCATTATGACGCACGCTTCACCCTGATTCGATAAGTCAATGACACGATATCAGGTGCTTTGACTCATCTTTGTATTTGACTTGTGATGACGGAGGTCAATTGATGTTTACAAACTTCATGATTGAatttatatattacaaaacataattcaatatttaaatataatttttgtaaCCTTCCTCAATTATTTTGTGAGAGGATGATGatttattacatattatctTGGAATGATTTCTTatctagaaataaaaaaaataaaaaaattcaagtTCAAGGTATTTGATTTTCAAAGATAAATATGCTCTGAATTTGGTAAAGTTTTACCATATTCCTTTCGAATAACTGTGACAATCTAGTTTGTATTGTAACGTTCAATGAAAAGAGAAAAAGTTGCATAAAATCTAGTGTTATATTACCGgtaataaattatttcaaattcatacaatttttctttaatatatattgtcccgctgcaaaatacaatatttttaaaactagtttgatgtcaCAGAATACCGTATTAATTAACGTGGAGCAAAATTGAATcgaaacataatataattattatttgattaaacttaataaataaaaataataaattgcttGCCGTTAATTGGGTTCTGGTTAAATCTCTAAATCTAAATGTATTTCTGTAAATTGGTACACTATCCTGTATTGTTGTAGATCACTTCTCCTTAGTAAACTTACACAGAGAGCTAAAATACAACATAAATATTAAGTTATAGCAAGAAACTTATGTAGGTGCTGTTTTGTCATAGAAATAATACCGTATGAGGATCGGATGGAAGTAAATTCATGCAATTCAACGATATTCTATTCTAAATTGAATCAAAATGTATGATgaagaaaatgtattttaaaaccaGATAGGGTATAGTTTAAAGACATATTAAAGTTTGAATTTCGAATGAAGGAAGGAACGCGTTATCTTTGATTACAAACAAATCTTTGTAAAAGATTTGTTTAAGTTATGGTTCTTAAACCTTTCAATTATAAAACGAATATAACAGTTAAATACACGCTGTCgacaatgtaaaaaatataagggttacatttatatattttgcttGTTCTGTACTTTTGTGTGTTTAGTAGTGTGTTAAACAAcaaatttccaattttttattttgaatcttttttaatttttgaatcTGAATTTTGAATTTGAGTCGGATAGATCAAAATGATCGAAactttttattatgttatttggAGTTAGGCCCTACCTGTTTTTGTTCCATACTATCTAATATACAAATGTTCAAATATTTTGCCTTGAATTCAAGTGGTGAATAATCACAGATCCAACAACCGTTTTGATTGAATCTGTCGGCGGAAGGAATTACATATTGCTGTGGGTTTATCTCATAATACAAGCAGGGCAAGTATTTCTGCTAGGTTCATCTTTCTAGGCTAGCCGTCAGCAACCGTCTCATTGTGGTAGAGCGAATGCTTTCAATCTACATACACACTCTGACATTTTCTAGGTCTCTTACTAAGAAGTCTATGTTTCGcatgttgtattttatttttagagcTGGCGACTGGATATTGAGTAATTGTTCTCATCGATTAAATGGTATAACCATATTGACACATTCTAAAAGTGAAAGTTTTTCTACGAACGATAGATCATCTAGCATGGATCGAGTAAATAAGATTTTGAACAGAGCATTTTACTAGCGTTTTAAATCTATTTAAGTTGCTATTATATTTCTTAATAAGAGAATAAGATAACATAAGTTTTATTCTCAGGaggaaatgttattttttttgtatatttgaaTTTATCCAAACCGTCTGTTGCTTATTTTACTACAAGTAAACTtgcttaggcctacttttttttgtgtattCGATGTTTACTCATGTTTCCTTCCATCAATTCCAATTGTTATAAAAGCGATAAATTACGATCTTAGCTTTGACATGACACTAAAATGTAACTTCAGTGCCATTTCAATGCAGAACTTAGTATACATGATTCTATAAAGCTGTGAATTAGGCCTAATGatgattttgttttcattggtACATATTTATTCAATACTTATATTGTGGTATTGTAGGTTCATTCAATATCTTTATTTGGATTTCTCAGGTCATGCAACTAATTTGTGTTTCATGTGAATTATACCGTGTTTCCTATTTTGTGGACAACTATTCCGTGATTTCTTcatcaaacaattattatttttaattgttacaatttacagaaatgtttaaaaatcgCATACCATTACAGTACTTTGCTGCTGGGTCAAATTCTTTCTATCAATTATATATTTAGgcttatgttattattaatctGTTTCGGATACGGTAATGTTTGTTGAATGCACAGGGTGTACTGTAAGTCATAGGATCTTGGGTTAGCCCCATATCGTTAGTCATGGCTAGAATGTTTTTCTTTATGTGGAagaatttgattttattcattcaGGCTTGGTTTGTTGGTCATTAAGACCTTAGGTTAGTGACATCTCTACCTCgtgacattttaatttaattgtaattGCCATTATTATCTTCACCGTGATCATTCCTTATTCTCCATATCTGTCGTCATAATCCCTAGCCGTCCGTATCATCGCAAaatcatcattttcattgtacagtactaaTATCAGTAAGCTATTTTCATCCTCTTCCATTTGTTCATTGGATTCATTAATTATTTCTCATGATAAGTTTCCTATTTTTCTTTGAATATTAAGACTATGTTTTAATCGGACGGTTCATGATTTAagaatgattgattgaaatgCAACAATAGAATTACATGTCGGAAACTAcatatgtttattgtttttattgacgATTTTGAAGAGACGTTTTGCCCTATGCCCAATTGCACATGATTGCTTCTGTAAGTTAATCTACCATAAACTATCAAGTTCCAAGAACAGTTCATTacttaattaaatacaaatgtcGTTTTAGTAATTACATctgtttttcaatatatttcaataggcctatctattcaaaaataaatttatattattctaTAATAAGTTATTTTCGTTTTAGTTCATgagtttgatttttaaaatcggcaaaaacgaataaaaaaatatcataaaagtCTCTTCTCAATAATATGCATAATtatctaataaatattcataaggtggttcttttaattataaatatgtacatatCTTTAAATAGCGTGACCATCAGTATActtcattttatataattaatatcttTGGCGTACAAGTCTTTGATCCCAGCTCAAGTGGCGAATTAGCAAATTGTTAACTTCATTGATATATCTACATTTTACATGAAGATAACGTAACAAAATATAGTTATTCTGgacaatatttacataaaaaatatattacatacattatatattattgaaaaatatctGAAGGGctcagaaataaaaaaaaaaatactgtttttctctGGATTCCTTATGTTATGTGTTATGATTTACGTATAGCATTGTATAAGTTGTTTTGATCATACTTCTTCTATGGCAGTATACATTGAGTCTGAATTAATGCTAAACATGGAAGGTAGTTCATTTTCATATACTGGAGATCCGTCACTGTATACCGCGCTATCGTTAGATATATGTCGCTTTCTTTTTCGTTTGTTTTCAGGTTTTATAATGTCTGAGCCGTAATAGAAATCGTCGTAACCACTTTCGGAATCGCTAAGCTGTTCTTCGTTCGGTACAACGGCGTCTGAGAATGATTTTCTTATACTATCGTCATCGTCGTCTGTCCATAGTTGTTCTTCCTCGTCTTTAAATGATATTAACGATGTGTATGTGTCCAAATCTGGCTGTGTTTGCTCATCAGATGTCCTGTATGTTTCTGAATGCATTGTTTCTTCGCATTGTTCTGAACCTGATGACATTTCGTCGTCGCTTGTTTCCAAAATAACTTCTTTATTTGATATCTCCAAACCTTCTTCATCAACTAGGTAGACATTATGAGCGGCGGCCAATTCTAGCATGCAAACCATTGCTTCACGTGGTTCAAGAAACCATTTCATATCTTCTTGGTTTGCGCCTAGTACAAGCGGAGAATCTGTCAGAGCCCTGTAACTAATCTCACGGTGAAAGCTCTGGTCTATAACATGTTGAGCCTCAAATAGATAGTCCTGTTTAAGAAAAAAAGCTAAGAGTTAATTGACGAAACCAACAATTGCTATTAaggaattttaattaaattatttactcGAAGTGAAACATACAGCAACTGATAcagttaataattaaattagtaattttttgtCTAAAATTAGAGAACGTTAAATCGTTTGTTTCGAGatcaaataaaacaatgtaataAAACTCCTCAAGTTAAAGTTAACTGATTGATGAGATGTTTATAGCATTTTTTCCAGATTCAATCAAATGAATGCCTCCGGTACTATGAGTTTGAAACGCATTGCAAACAACCCACGCGTTAAAAACTAGCCCACGCGTTACAAACTcaatatgatataaaataaatttcatgGAAAAGAAGTAGACCTACGTACCGGTAGAGAGCGAGGGGAATGACTGTTTGCTTTATGTGTTGGTCCAGGAACAAAACGTCCATTTTTGTCATAAACGATATCCAACAGACTTTTAAATCCAGCTCCACATTTAGGTAAAGAGTCTAAGGCACGATGTTTCCATAAGCCTGTGAAAGAGTCGAACTCATACTGCGGTAACAGTTTCCATCCATGAGTAGCAACAGTGTCCACTGCACACAAGATGTAATCTATTACATCGTCTGATACAAAGAATGGAAGATTTAGTCGGGCAAATCCAGGCCTGATGATCTCTGATGGTTGTTCGTTGTATATCTTGAGTCGGTCCTCTCGTACAATCTCATAAAACCTTCTTGCACTTTCTTCTGTTATACCAAGAAGatcctaaatataaaacaaaacaatatttaatgcCAACGTTTTGAGTATAGTATTTTTGTTAGCTAGAGAATCTGCCACCGATCTTTCCATCATTCACTTATTTATTTCTTCTAAACGAGATTAAAAGCTTCAATATGCTTGATTATACTAACGATGATAATATAGTAACTTACATGTGCGTATGGTCCTGCGCATGCGCATCCACCACGTGCTTGTATTCCGTACAGGTCGTTTAATAATGCTGCGATGAAGTTATGGTGTAAGGCTTTACCGGTTAGCGGATGTCTCACTAAAAACGAAAAGATGGGTAACCTTTCAGCTTCTGAGTCGCCAAGGATGATTAGATTTTCgttttttgaccatttttcaaAAGCTCGTCTATaaagcaaaaacaaattattaatgattaggTGTATAATAATTACATCCTTGTGTTGCTAATTTTATGAAATATCTCAATTTAGGGAAACATCTATTTTAACCATATATAGGTATGATATTATGCgaagtacagtagtattatttttatgacGCAGTTTTGTCATATGGAAACAATTGTTCAATTTTTTACAATCTGATGATTGACGGTATTTTCTTCTATAGGCGGCTGTTAAAATCATTGAAGTATCAATTTTGTCTGACGTCATCAAATACAAATGGTTCAAGGTAAGTTTACACattgaatacaattttataaaattatgatgacgtcacaaagaGTTCCGTCAATACATAACcacgtgtttttatgtttacattgATGCTTTACAAGATTCAGAATTAAAGTATGTAAAATATGCTAAGGAAACTTTAGTGAAAAACTGTTTATGATATATAACCAAAGATATAAAACTAgacaataatacaaatataggacattaaatgatatattaCCTTGATAATTCAGCTTCTCTTTGTTCTATAAATTCTGGACcgatgttttgttttaattggaAAACTAATCCAGCTCTGATTGACTCGATAATTGCTGGTGTACCCCCTTCTTCTCTTGCCTCAATATCTGATATATAATGGTGCATGTTTCTGGAGACCTGTAGAAAAACATCAGTAGAATTTAGCTTAGAATTtagcttattttatttattcctaTTAACACACCACTCTTTCCACTTTGTAGGAACTGGTGTTGTATTTACTATAAAAGGAAATAATTCTCTACATAATATATACATGTACTTTATTTCTTTGCTTTTTCTGTgtcaatattccaacgtatttggctctttttacaatattttacttaCGTAATGAACTGTACCGCCTCCAGCGCCTGCTGGGACTTTGTTTTGGAAAATGTGCTTTTTGGCGATTAATAATCCCGGTGTTCCCGGTCCTCCTAAAAACTTGTGGACAGATATGAAAACTGCGTCTTTTGAACAATCACAATCACATCTGTAGAAATAAAACAGTATTatctattaacattttttaaaactgttaATGAAATTAAGATGGAAAATCGATCGAATCTATTGATATCAACAAAACAGCTTTGTtggtatcacttttgaaatagTTAGTCTTACTTACGAAGATATTATGCTAATGATAGTACGTATACTTACGTTTCACAGTTAGGATTCATATCGATGTTTACGTAAGGTGCTGGAATACAAAGAAATAACATACTTAGAATTAGATACATAGGcctaacaaaaatacaatataggTAACGTACGTATGTCAAGTAGGATTTAGGGTCAGTTTGACTAAGGAatttaaatcaaacattttgCAGAgagattattaattaaaatatttacctgCTGTGGCATAATCCCAGAATGCAAGAGCTCCGTAACGGTGCAATAACGCTGATACGGCATTTGTATCTGTAAGAATTCCAGTTACGTTTGAAGCTGCAGAAAAACAACCGATGACGCTGTCGAATTTTGTCGAACAGTATTCAAGTTGGGCTTTCAGGTCGTTCAAATCTAGTAGACCTTTCACCGTACGTTGTATTCTAATAACCTATAAGAAGAAACAAGAGGTTAAGATACGTTTGGAAATCAGaaacttttgattggttcttcTTTCTATATCTTGTAGTACTCATACTAAAATTCAATaagttgaataataatattagtatcTCCATGGTGAGATATTATATATTAGTACTTACTGTAGCTCCAGTTTCTTTCCATGGAAGTATGTTAGAATGATGTTCAAATGGACCAACAAGAACCGCCGTTGCTTTAGCTTTGGCGCCTTCCAGCTCCAGAGCATGAACTAGTTTATGAATAGCTCCGGTAGATCCACTTCCAGAAAATATAATGGCATCTTCGTCACTTGCATTTACGCATTCTCTGATAACCTGTCTGTTAGAATAAATCaatgttgaattattattagtaacaaTTTGTCGTCAAATTGTTGTTCGGAATTTTGGAAAATGTTTACACTGTAGGTGATATCTACGTCTTAAGGTCTAAGATTCAAAATGTTACATACTTTGCTTCGTGCCTAAAGGTAGTCATCTGTCTTGAGGTAATACTAGTTGTTGTGTGAGTGTTCCC from Antedon mediterranea chromosome 2, ecAntMedi1.1, whole genome shotgun sequence includes:
- the LOC140040304 gene encoding probable cysteine desulfurase; the encoded protein is MKTKRNHSVQTECLLKEVERNVVGSDTVFTGPFGERKIVYCDYTASGRSLKFIEDYIQQEVSPLYGNTHTTTSITSRQMTTFRHEAKQVIRECVNASDEDAIIFSGSGSTGAIHKLVHALELEGAKAKATAVLVGPFEHHSNILPWKETGATVIRIQRTVKGLLDLNDLKAQLEYCSTKFDSVIGCFSAASNVTGILTDTNAVSALLHRYGALAFWDYATAAPYVNIDMNPNCETCDCDCSKDAVFISVHKFLGGPGTPGLLIAKKHIFQNKVPAGAGGGTVHYVSRNMHHYISDIEAREEGGTPAIIESIRAGLVFQLKQNIGPEFIEQREAELSRRAFEKWSKNENLIILGDSEAERLPIFSFLVRHPLTGKALHHNFIAALLNDLYGIQARGGCACAGPYAHDLLGITEESARRFYEIVREDRLKIYNEQPSEIIRPGFARLNLPFFVSDDVIDYILCAVDTVATHGWKLLPQYEFDSFTGLWKHRALDSLPKCGAGFKSLLDIVYDKNGRFVPGPTHKANSHSPRSLPDYLFEAQHVIDQSFHREISYRALTDSPLVLGANQEDMKWFLEPREAMVCMLELAAAHNVYLVDEEGLEISNKEVILETSDDEMSSGSEQCEETMHSETYRTSDEQTQPDLDTYTSLISFKDEEEQLWTDDDDDSIRKSFSDAVVPNEEQLSDSESGYDDFYYGSDIIKPENKRKRKRHISNDSAVYSDGSPVYENELPSMFSINSDSMYTAIEEV